GAAaagttactgaaataaaaatgttttatattcatgCCTCAAAATGCCCCTTGGGGATTTTTGTGTGTATAATGAAAAGCATCTGTATTCTCCACAAGGCTAGTTTCTTCTTAGATCAATGTAGTATTTTTAGTATCCATACTAGACCATGTAGGTCAACAAACTTGCAGAAGAGGGTTAAAAAACAGCTGTCCTCTGTCACTCAGATACAGTTCCAAAACTAAGTGATTATATAAGCACATCCATATTTTAGGGCCACTCTAAGTTAAAAACCTTTTCCCGTTTCAGAGTTATTTACATCAAATTAAGACATTTACAAATCGTTCATAGTATACAATAGCCCAAATATGATTTTCACCTATGCTGTGTAAAGAAGTTAAGCATTCGTAAGTTTATCTAATAAATTCAGTGCACTTTTTTCCATAATAACATGagctattttaaatgttttacatttctttcagtacatatttccaaattcattaaacataatgaaatcatgttattAAATAGCTATATCATAGTATTCAAGCATATTATGGAATCTATACCACAGTGGGACTCACATCAATACTATAATTCACTCTAGAAAAacatcacaggcacacacaaaatagagaacaaaatttgattttttttgtaagtgTAAAGTATACTATCTACTTTAAAGCACACCAAAAGACATATTTTAACAAAACAGCCAATTTCCAACCCTCTTTTCTAATTCTGGCACAGGGAACGTTCAATCCATTCGAATCTTCTGGTTTGTCATCCTATAAATGATGCTATCATATCCAGGATCCATGTTCCAAATATTGTAAGAGGTGATAATCACAGCCAAGGCCAAGGCGATCATTATCCAAAGTACCATGTTGAAAACCACAGAATATTCAAAATTATACTTATATGCAAGGTTATAGGGACTTGCTGGGTTCTTCTAcaatatagaaaagaaagaaaaatcaagaggGAAGAATTTTAAGATAGGAAATTATCCCAGTCTAGTGGCTGTGATTCATTTGTCTAACAAACATTTCTTCATAAGTGGCATAACAGCTACTTATACTAAGAGGAAGCAAGAAGGAGCGCCTTCGTGGACAAGACACTTGCACTGATGGTGGAAGTATAAACCAGTCCAAATGCTTGGGAAATTTTGACAATACCTAATAAAGTTGAAGGTGTGCATATCCTGTGATCCAGTAAGTCCATACGCTAGGGAAAATTTCTATATGTGTACCAACAGACATGTATAAGAATATCAtcaaaaaggccgggcacagtggctcacgcctgtaatctcagtacttcgggaggccaaggcgggcagatcacctgaggtcaggagttccagaccagcctggccaacatggtgaaaacccgtctctactaaaaatatgaaattagccaggcatggcaggtgcctgtaatcccagctactcaggaggctgaggcaggagaattgcttgaacccggcaggtggaggttgcagtgagccaagaccgtgccattgcactccagcctgggcaacaagaacaaaactctgtctcaaaaaaaaaaaaaaaaaaagtcatcaacaGAATGGATAATTGTGGTATATCCCTACAGCAGAATATGTAACAGTAAAATGACTGAACTACAGCTACATTTGTCCGCCTGAGTGAATCTTAAAAAGAATACTGaacaaagaacacagaaaaatacatgtagtatgattccatttatataaaattcaaatacagGCAAAACCAAACAACACTGTTTAAGGACAAATACATATGCAGTCAATCTGTAAAGAAAAGCAAGGGATTCACATGATATCCAGGACAGCAGTTACCTCTGGATGAGGGAGGGTAGAGGGAGAAAATAGGGAGCTTCAAAGGAGCAAGCATTCTCTTAagctattgatatggtttggttctgtgtccccacccaaatctcatcttgatttgtaatccccatgtgtcgagagagggacctggtgggaggtgattggatcatgggggcagtttctcccatactgttctcatgatagtgagttctcatgagatctgatggtttaaaagtgtggcactttctCTTTTGCCACCTTGTGAAAAAGGTGCttgcctccccttccccttctgccatgattgcaagtttcctgaggcctccccagccatgtggaactgtgagtcaagtaaacctctttcctttataaattaccaagtgtcaggtagttctttatagccatGTGAAAATGGAGCTATaaagtgttattatttttattatttaaataactagtattaaatatgttatatacTTATGTATGTATGATCTActtaacactttttttaaaatacagagctGTGTAAAAACATTGTTTGGGAAACTGAATTCATTCTGACAAAGGCACAGTTTGGGAAATATTCATTCTGgctagagaattttaaaagtaggaaCACAGCAGGAGATGAAGCTAGAAGCAGGGAAGCTACAGAAAATCTGACATGAGCCTCTGGGCAATAAGGAGTCATTGACAAGCTTTAGGCAGAAAGTGAGTGACATGATCAGGTTTGTCTTAAAaagataacattaaaataaaaaattagctgagtgtggtggctcaagcctatagaactggctactcaggaggctgaggcaggtggatcacctgagcccaggagtttgaggctacaatgagctatgattgtgccactgcactccggcctgggacagggcgagaccctgtctcaaaaaaagaaaagaaaaaaagataactttGATAACAATGTGTTGGAtggatttgggaggagccagctgggacagagagagacagatgagTCCAGACAAGTTAGGAGGCAGCAGCCAAATGAGGTGGGAGAAATGAGGGCAGGGTGCCTGGCagtaagaatgaaaaagaaaatgtaactgaGATCTATTTGTCCCTAcagccccagcacctggcacgttgtgagtactcagtaaatgttcctTAAACTCCCAACTGTCTCCTTAAACTAATGGAAGAGAGTGATTTCAACTGTAGGAGAGAATGGGTACACAGACATGCATATTTACCTGCGGGGAGCTCAGAGCTGAGGCAAACATTAAAGGATTTCATGCCCATGAAGacctctttgtttctttccttttttttttttttttttttttttgataaacagGTTCTTTTTCctacccattttaagtgtacaagtcAAGGAATTTTAGTGGTTTCATAGTCATCGCCACaatctaattctagaacatttctatcaccctaAAAAGAAATCTCATAGGCTGGGCAAGGtaacacacctgtaatcccagcactttggaggctgaggtgaacagatcacttgaggccaggagttcaagaccagcctggccaacatggtgaaaccccatctctactaaaagtacaaaaattagccaggcatggtggtgcacgcctgtgattccagctactcgggaggctgaggcaggagaatcacttgaacctgggaggtggaggttgtggtaagctgagattgtgctactgcactccagtctaggtgacagagtaagatcctatctccaaaaaaaaaaaaagaattatctgggAGGCATCCCTACTCTCAACACATGTGCTCACCACCCAGAGCCCAGGTGCCTTTCTGCTTGCCTTTGCTGGTGGGCAAAAATTTCCAGTCTGCCCTCTCACTGAGGGCACAGCTCTTTCAGGGTCAGGGTCCCCAGCTTTATCTGGAGGTGTCCATTCCCATCCCCAACACACAAGGCACCAAAGGACTCTTGGTGACCCAGCTGGCAAATATCCTTAGGGCAGCCTGCTTACCACATTCGggttcctcttctttttttttttttttttttttgagacggagtctcactctgtcacccaggctggagtacagtggcacaatctcggctcactgcaacctccgcctcccgggttcaagtgatttgtctgcctcagactcctaagtagctgggactacaggtatgcgccaccacgcccggctaattttgtgtattttaagtagagacggggtttcaccatgttggccaggctggtctcgaactcctaacctcatgatctgcccgcctcagcctcccaaagtgctgggattacaggcgggagccactgcgcccagcctcctcttTATTTACTCTGTAAGagaatttcctttcttgtgaGCTGAACTacgtactttttatttttataatttcttttttcttttttttttttttaatttgagacagagtctcgctgtgtctcccaggctagagtgcagtggtgcaatctcggctcactgcaacctccgcctgctgggtacaagcgattctcctgcctcagtcttccaactagctgggattacaggtgcccgccaccacacccggctaatttttgtatttttagtagagacagggtttgtttcaccatgttgcccaggctggtctagaactcctgacctcaggtgttctgcccgcctcagcctcccaaagtgctgggataacaggcgtgagccaccgcacccggcccaaactatgtactttttaaaaggtcTTTATTTTTATCCAGCATTTCTAGATGTTGTATGGTGGAAAATTTGGGGTGGTTGTCTAGACTGACATGCTGTCTGAAACAGAGTCCTTCCATCCCCaatttaatttagaaagaaacaaTCTCAAACCAGTAATCGCTAGACTATCTCAAACAGGCACTGGCTTCAACCTTCTGACTCCAAGTCCCACACTGAGGTCAGTAAAACTGAGCAAGGTGGGGGCTGCAAATGGTTCTGAAGTGGAGGTGTATGTGACTGACTGGATATCTATCTGCTGCAAGTGATGCAGCCAGCCCTAAGCAATGTTCTCGACCGTAGGATGTTAGGGAGTATCTACACTACTCTTTCTCATCACCCTCCCTAGGTTCTGCTGCAGctgtaagtatatatgtatgtatgtaaatgtgcacatacatatacacacacacaggtatgtGTTTTACCATGGCCAGCAACCATGGTAATGCTTAATCCTGACCCTCTAAATGCTTAAAATCGAAGCAAGATCCATACCCAAAAAACTGTTGAAGTAAATCAAAATCATAAAGAGGTATACACAGAGGATCTCAGCAAGTAAGGGACTATGCCACAAAGACAATGTGCCTGCTAGAAAAGCAGAGCCCATAGGATGTGGGCACCACACCACTCCCGCACacattcacttctttttttttttttcaaaacagggtcttgctatgtttgctcagactggcctcaaactcctcccaagctaaagcaatcctcccacctcggcctcctgaggagctgcgatcacaggtgtgcgccactgcacctggcgccACATTAACTTCTGATGTCTCCTTGTGTGTACTGATATTTGAATTATAATCTTGGACAGATTTACTTTGATCCCTAAAATTCTTGCATTATCTGATTATAACCCCAAAGAATTGATTATCACTGGCAAAACACACATACGTATGTGAACAAGAAGCTTATGTTTTAACTgaaattgtttttcagatttactGACTGCTCATTCATGTCACCCATAAGTGATATAGGactttgtatgtttttgtttttataaaaagttaattttacagttttaaagcAGGATCTCAAAATATACTCACCGCTTGTTTTGCCTCAAGGATAGTCCTTGTCTTCCTAACAAGGGAGGTGTCAAATGACTTGACAGTGACTAACTCTACCACTGCATTCCCACCATAAAGATTgtacatgtcatctgcaaactgaAAGTTAGTTATTAACGTTATTGGGAATCTCAGATAtgtacttttctcatttttaattaacaaattaaaatcatatatatttatcacatcaaattgttttgaaatatgtacacattgtgaaatggctTAAGTACACAttggctaattaacatatgcattacctcactaCTTATCATTTTATGCAATGAGTCAAACACAtacttattaaaatgatttttaaagcttttgtgCAGCTACAAGAACAATGTACACTTACCTCCTGGCTCATGAAATATACTACATCTTAAAATAAGCAAGTATTAAAGGTTTTGATTATGCTCAACTATACAGAAAAGTGTTGAGCTTTAACATATATGCAAATGTTCAGAATAAAATTACTTTAAGAGACTGAAATTTGTCAGCATATAAATTGGAGGAGGGAAAGttggaaagagaaatgaagaaatcttCCTAAGTGGTCTCTGGTTAATCACAaacatctataaaaattaaaatatgaagccTCACTGAAAGGATGCAGGTGAAGAACTTCAAGGGCAGAGGGGAACTAGCATTTATTATGCATCTACTAAGTGTCTGGTACTGTGCTGGGTGTTCTACTTCAGTTATCTCATAGTGTTTAAgcggtacagagtttcagttggggaagatgaaaaagttctagaaataaaagatagtgatggttgtacaacatgtGAATGTACTGGTACTTAATAACACTGAACTGGACAattaaaagtggttaaaatggtaattttatgttatatatgttttaccACAAAAATTTTGTAAAGCTTTGTGTGAGATAACTTTTCCTAATGCTGTTCTTTCTAGCATTAGgaagaaatatatcaatatacaTTTTTGACCCTACTCCATCCTTGGCCAATATAATTAGAGGAACCCCAAAGAAGGCAAGTAAGAGCTCAGTCAACAGTGTTTGAAACAGCAGATTTTTCTATTAAGAGGCTAAAAGTGAAATGGTCATACTCCAGCCTCTCATGTCTCATTGATATTTACCTTTTGCAAAGCGTCAACAAGGATCTTAGAAGCATCTCTGAATTGTTCAGAGTCTTCCCCATAACGCTTCCCAATTTCATCCAAACCTGCCAGCTCCAGTGAATACAAATCAGGAGAATGATCCTTGGCTAGATGCTTATGACGAGACAGCTTaggagaacaaacaaacaaaaaaaggtagtGGATAAAGTAAGATGAAAGACGTCAAACACAGCCAGTTAAAGTTTTATGCCCAAACTAGGCTAAACTAAACCATACCAGTGTACTACAACATGCAAACAGTCTAAAATGGTGGCAAAAGAAACTGGTTTGAATAAGCGTTTCTGATAAATCCAACACGAATCTCATGTTTAGGAGCAGTACAAGACTCCTTGGATATTTAATAAAAGCTTTCAACAAAATTCCTCAGTTTTAAAAACTCAGGTATGGGCCTTGGTATGACAGAACAGATGGCTGGACCAGTTTGATCCCAGGAATGCACTACACTTCCAGACTCCCCAAACCAACATCTGttgaaaaagtttggaaaacaacCTCAGAAGACAACAAACAGGTAAGAATTTCTATTTCAGTAAcaaggatgattttttaaaaatcattcaccAAAAAAATACCCTTCAGACGGATTTTGTCCCTTCTTGACTTGACTGACAGCATTATTAGTCCaaactattatttctattttaggcCCAAAGATATAGATAGGAATTAAGTCTGACAAGAAATCAACAGCCAAGTTAGGACTATGGCCAGGGTGTTCTTACGCCCAGGCTTGTGTTCTTGGAAGATATGCTGTCTCTCCCTAAAAAGccgaaatgcaaaataatttgacTATAACATGGATATATTCAAAATTCCCAATACTGCCACTAAGTTTTCAATTTTCATGGGACCATAAATCTAAGGCATATTTAATCAAACTTTTCAACTGCTTTTACTATCATTCAAGGATTCTCTAGAAACCAAAataaatggaactgaaaaattagAGCAGCCTACTTACCAAGCTTGAAATATCATGTAGCACTTGCAGTTCAGAAAGAAAGAGCAGGTCAACCTTCAGAGAGCCCAAAAAAAAGAGCATTCTTTTAAATGTGCACCAGAGATCCTTATTTGCCATTTATCAAGTAAGGCACGGGATATTACAAATGTTGATGATATAACtgaatttatataattatcttCCATTTGGTATGTTTGCTTCAATTGAAAATGCacataaaacattatttcctaACAAAAAGGTGATGGCCATTCCCTAGTACAGTGACCGCCACTCAATAGCTATATTTTTGACAAAACCATGATAAAGCATTCAAGTTCTCCAGTGGTTTTCCTTCAAAGCATCGGGATATCCTGGCACTCTGCAATGAGATCCTACCATTGGCCCAGTTTGCTTACTTCCCTTGAATAGTTTCCACATCAGAGAATAAAAGATGATGGCCCTGGTCATCCACAGCAAATAAAGAGGGGAGGTCACCACAAAAGTGGCATGCCACATGGTTAAGAGGGCGCATGAGCAGATGGAGAAGCTGAAGGACAGGAGTCAAAAGCAGAGGTGGCTCCCTCCACTGCAATGTccagaatgaatgagaaaaatgtggCAGCACATCAGCAGAAGCAGTGAACAATGGCTCCCAAGTTACCAGATCCACACAGCTCCACCAGTCACCAAGTAGATCTATGACCTCTGGCTTGTTTGAATTAATAGGTGGCAACCCTCGTGCTAAAATGTGATGTTATTTACCATAGCTCCCCTCACAAAAAAGGATCAGTTTATTCATGAGAGTCATAAGAAAATTACATTAAAGAAGAATCTACCCCAGCAGTAAATGTgcacaatttttcattttctaaaatatcaaaatttccaaaatttcaaGTAGTATAAGGAATGGgagggccagacgcagtggctcatgcctgtgatcccagcactttgggaggccgagacaggactgcttgaggccaggagttcgccTGGActcaacagagtaagaccctgtctctattttttaaaaagagggaaattaatgatattcatatattcattgaaTAACTGCACTTACTTCATTGTTCCTACTCAGAGAATTGAGGGGGAGTGAACTTAGAACAGAGTTTTCTTGAAATAGGCGATTACGGAGCTGGCGTAAGGTGACTGAAAGGTCTTCAAACACTGAGTTTGCCTTCCCTACCATATACACTCTCTGTAAGAagaatagaaaattttaagttgCTCACATTCTACAGATTAGTTCCAATACACAGAGGTATGACAACATTGTTCataaattagttttaaattttcataataaaatacatttcataatttccaaataataaaagcttattttttaaaatgtcttaaataaaaacattatcacTTACTTCCTCACTGGGAGCCAACTGCAAAACAACAGGAGTTTCCTCAGAAAATAAGGAGTGAATGGAATTTGCAACACTGTCAAGACTAAAAGGAACTGCCTGAAATTTAAGAGTAAGAACGCAATTATTATGTGAACCAAAGTGGGAATAAAAATCATTCATCTGAATGGTATTTAAAAAGAAGGCTTAAACTTTTTTCCAGCACTTTCTATGGAAATTTAGAAACCCAAAATCATTTCCAAACAAGCTCTTTTGAGGGCACAGAAGATTAAACAGCCCCCTGGTAGGCCGAGTCTGTGTCTCCCAATGTGCCTCAGAGGAAAATAACTTAAACCTGATGGACACAACACTATATCTAGCACAAACCATTTTCTGGTGATCACTCATGTATTTGAAGTAGCAAGACATTTGGTTTCAATATTGACTAAATGTGCCACGATTAATGCGTATCCCACAATAAAGTATTTAACTTGCATTTAAGAGAAGGTTAGAGGAATCTGAGT
The sequence above is drawn from the Theropithecus gelada isolate Dixy chromosome X, Tgel_1.0, whole genome shotgun sequence genome and encodes:
- the ATP6AP2 gene encoding renin receptor isoform X2 → MAVFVVLLALVAGVLGNEFSILRSPGSVVFRNGNWPIPGERIPDVAALSMGFSVKEDLSWPGLAVGNLFHRPRATVMVMVKGVDKLALPPGSVISYPLENAVPFSLDSVANSIHSLFSEETPVVLQLAPSEERVYMVGKANSVFEDLSVTLRQLRNRLFQENSVLSSLPLNSLSRNNEVDLLFLSELQVLHDISSLLSRHKHLAKDHSPDLYSLELAGLDEIGKRYGEDSEQFRDASKILVDALQKFADDMYNLYGGNAVVELVTVKSFDTSLVRKTRTILEAKQANPASPYNLAYKYNFEYSVVFNMVLWIMIALALAVIITSYNIWNMDPGYDSIIYRMTNQKIRMD
- the ATP6AP2 gene encoding renin receptor isoform X3 — its product is MAVFVVLLALVAGVLGNEFSILRSPGSVVFRNGNWPIPGERIPDVAALSMGFSVKEDLSWPGLAVGNLFHRPRATVMVMVKGVDKLALPPGSVISYPLENRVYMVGKANSVFEDLSVTLRQLRNRLFQENSVLSSLPLNSLSRNNEVDLLFLSELQVLHDISSLLSRHKHLAKDHSPDLYSLELAGLDEIGKRYGEDSEQFRDASKILVDALQKFADDMYNLYGGNAVVELVTVKSFDTSLVRKTRTILEAKQAKNPASPYNLAYKYNFEYSVVFNMVLWIMIALALAVIITSYNIWNMDPGYDSIIYRMTNQKIRMD
- the ATP6AP2 gene encoding renin receptor isoform X1, coding for MAVFVVLLALVAGVLGNEFSILRSPGSVVFRNGNWPIPGERIPDVAALSMGFSVKEDLSWPGLAVGNLFHRPRATVMVMVKGVDKLALPPGSVISYPLENAVPFSLDSVANSIHSLFSEETPVVLQLAPSEERVYMVGKANSVFEDLSVTLRQLRNRLFQENSVLSSLPLNSLSRNNEVDLLFLSELQVLHDISSLLSRHKHLAKDHSPDLYSLELAGLDEIGKRYGEDSEQFRDASKILVDALQKFADDMYNLYGGNAVVELVTVKSFDTSLVRKTRTILEAKQAKNPASPYNLAYKYNFEYSVVFNMVLWIMIALALAVIITSYNIWNMDPGYDSIIYRMTNQKIRMD